One Candidatus Profftella armatura genomic region harbors:
- a CDS encoding ABC transporter permease — protein sequence MTNKITSAVDNVSDLNVSLQYFINIFFKSKIAIVSCIILTFIIFMALLAPIFSPQNPYDIKNLEIIDSFSRPGKISFNGNIIYLLGTDYQGRDILSLILFGIRISLMISLSSTCIALTIGLILGLISGYLEGWVKIILMRITNIQLAFPAILIALILLSLFGGGIDKLIIALVITQWTYYARSINTILTKKKKEYIEKAKSLNLSVLRIICFHILPNCISPLIIIATLQFFSAISLEAILSFLGLGVEITKPSLGLLTANSFQYFLSGYYWMSFYPGIVLLTIITSINLITYRLRNILNNCL from the coding sequence ATGACTAATAAAATTACTTCTGCTGTTGATAATGTTTCTGATTTAAATGTGTCGTTACAATATTTTATTAATATTTTTTTTAAGAGTAAAATAGCCATAGTTAGTTGTATTATTTTAACTTTTATTATATTTATGGCGTTATTAGCACCAATTTTTTCACCACAAAACCCATATGATATTAAAAATTTAGAAATTATAGATTCGTTCTCAAGACCTGGAAAAATTTCATTTAATGGTAATATAATTTATTTATTAGGCACAGATTATCAAGGTCGAGATATTTTATCTTTAATTTTATTTGGTATTCGTATTTCTTTAATGATTAGCTTAAGTAGTACTTGTATTGCATTAACTATTGGATTAATTTTAGGATTAATATCTGGTTATTTAGAAGGTTGGGTTAAGATAATTCTTATGCGTATAACGAATATACAATTAGCATTTCCAGCTATTTTAATTGCATTAATTTTACTTTCTTTATTTGGTGGAGGTATAGATAAATTAATTATTGCTTTAGTAATAACTCAATGGACTTATTATGCACGTAGTATTAATACTATTTTAACTAAAAAAAAGAAAGAATACATAGAAAAAGCAAAATCTCTTAATTTATCAGTATTACGAATAATATGTTTTCATATTTTACCTAATTGTATTTCTCCATTGATAATTATTGCTACTTTACAATTTTTTTCAGCTATTTCTTTGGAAGCTATTTTATCATTTCTTGGTTTAGGAGTTGAAATTACTAAACCATCATTAGGTTTATTAACAGCTAATAGTTTTCAATATTTTTTATCCGGTTATTATTGGATGAGTTTTTATCCTGGTATTGTATTACTGACAATAATAACTTCTATTAATTTAATTACATATAGGTTACGAAATATACTTAATAATTGTCTTTAA
- the mnmA gene encoding tRNA 2-thiouridine(34) synthase MnmA gives MFKKKVVVGMSGGVDSSVSSWLLKEQGYKVIGLFMKNWEDNDSINCTSRQDWIDAVSAADIIGIDIEIVNFSSEYKKRVFSNFLYEYKSGRTPNPDIFCNSEIKFKVFLDYAIRYLDADLIATGHYAQIKKNNNGQFQLLKAFDLSKDQSYFLYRLNQNQLAHTLFPLGKIKKSHVRKIAINLKLSNAMKKDSFGICFIGEKFFRNWLSRYINYQPGPIKTIDGKIIGKHIGLCFYTIGQRKGIGLGGIKSYQNNFGISKPWYVVHKDIINNTLYVLQDRNHPYLFSSILLAEKITWISKEPQNNFPLNAKIRYNHKDTNCLLYKNFKKNSFILKFNIPQWAITPGQSVVLYDNNICIGGGIIKKSC, from the coding sequence ATGTTCAAAAAAAAAGTTGTTGTGGGTATGTCTGGTGGAGTTGATTCTTCTGTTTCTTCTTGGTTATTAAAAGAACAAGGATACAAAGTTATTGGTTTATTTATGAAGAATTGGGAAGATAATGATTCAATAAATTGTACTTCACGTCAAGATTGGATTGATGCAGTTAGTGCCGCAGATATAATTGGAATAGATATTGAAATAGTTAATTTTTCATCAGAATATAAAAAACGTGTTTTTTCTAATTTTTTATATGAATATAAATCCGGTAGAACCCCAAATCCAGATATATTTTGTAACTCAGAAATAAAATTTAAAGTTTTCTTAGATTATGCAATACGTTATTTAGATGCTGATTTAATTGCAACTGGGCACTACGCTCAAATAAAAAAAAATAATAATGGTCAATTTCAATTATTAAAAGCATTTGATCTTAGCAAAGATCAAAGTTATTTTTTGTATCGTTTAAATCAAAATCAATTAGCACATACTTTATTTCCATTAGGAAAAATTAAAAAAAGTCATGTAAGAAAAATAGCTATAAATTTAAAATTATCTAATGCAATGAAAAAAGATTCTTTTGGAATTTGTTTTATTGGTGAAAAATTTTTTAGAAATTGGTTAAGTAGATATATAAATTATCAACCAGGCCCAATTAAAACAATAGATGGAAAAATTATTGGAAAACACATTGGATTATGTTTTTATACTATAGGACAAAGAAAAGGGATTGGATTAGGAGGCATTAAATCTTATCAAAATAATTTTGGAATAAGTAAACCTTGGTATGTTGTACATAAAGATATTATTAATAATACTTTGTATGTACTACAAGATCGTAATCATCCTTATTTATTTAGCTCTATTTTATTAGCGGAAAAAATTACTTGGATATCTAAAGAGCCTCAAAATAATTTTCCATTAAATGCTAAAATTCGATATAACCATAAAGATACTAATTGTTTGTTATATAAAAATTTTAAAAAAAATAGTTTTATTTTAAAATTTAATATACCTCAATGGGCAATTACTCCTGGTCAATCTGTTGTGTTATATGATAACAATATTTGTATTGGAGGAGGAATTATTAAAAAATCTTGTTAA
- the rpsT gene encoding 30S ribosomal protein S20 encodes MANTSQAKKRVRQSIKKNIHNSSQRSSYRTAIKNVRKSIESGNKEIILISYKKAISKIDIVANKKIIHRNKAARQKRKLYKVIKELNFIS; translated from the coding sequence ATGGCAAATACCTCACAAGCAAAAAAACGTGTACGTCAATCAATAAAAAAAAATATTCATAATTCTAGTCAACGCTCTTCTTATCGAACTGCCATAAAAAATGTACGAAAATCTATTGAAAGCGGAAATAAAGAAATTATATTAATTTCTTATAAAAAAGCAATATCAAAAATTGATATTGTTGCTAACAAAAAAATAATTCATAGAAATAAAGCGGCTCGTCAAAAAAGAAAATTATATAAAGTTATTAAAGAATTAAATTTTATTTCTTAA
- the gltX gene encoding glutamate--tRNA ligase: MTIVRTRFAPSPTGNLHIGGIRTALFSWAYARHFNGIFILRIEDTDINRSTLSATQTIIDGMKWLGLNYDEGPFYQTKRINRYFEIINYLLSNDYAYYCYSSVEEIESFRKKQRSFGEKPRYNRIWRPEPGKILPSIPINRKPVIRFKNPLYGNITWNDLIKGKITISNKELDDLVIVRADGIPTYNFCAAIDDWDMKITHVIRGDDHINNTPRQINILKALGVTLPFYGHLPMVIDSNKVKISKRKEATDIMYYKKKGFLPEAILNYLARLGWSHGNEEIFSIKQFCYWFNDCKYLSKSPAQFNLKKLEWLNNFYIKSYDDKKLLNLIQPIIKKKNIEYNTLNVLKIISLFKNRVNTLTELSDIIIIFYSAPKLHIELLKKYITDIIKLALMECVLQFSNIIWEKQILNITLKKILEKFKLNMPQLAMPLRIILLNKLQTPSIDLILSLFNRNIVLDRIKNAIKNLNNTNKNLHI, encoded by the coding sequence ATGACTATTGTTCGTACTCGTTTTGCCCCTAGTCCAACTGGAAATCTGCATATTGGGGGAATAAGAACTGCTTTATTTTCTTGGGCATACGCTCGACATTTTAATGGAATTTTTATATTAAGAATTGAAGATACAGATATCAATCGCTCTACATTAAGTGCAACACAAACAATAATTGATGGTATGAAATGGTTAGGGTTAAATTATGATGAAGGACCATTTTATCAAACTAAACGCATAAATCGCTATTTTGAAATTATCAATTATTTATTATCCAATGATTATGCATATTATTGTTATTCTTCTGTAGAAGAGATAGAATCATTTCGTAAAAAACAAAGATCTTTTGGAGAAAAACCTCGTTATAATAGAATTTGGAGACCGGAACCAGGTAAAATTTTACCATCTATTCCTATTAATCGTAAACCTGTAATACGATTTAAAAATCCTCTATACGGTAATATTACTTGGAATGATCTCATTAAAGGTAAAATTACTATTTCTAATAAAGAATTAGATGATTTAGTAATTGTTAGAGCAGATGGTATACCAACTTATAATTTTTGTGCTGCAATTGATGATTGGGATATGAAAATCACTCATGTAATTAGAGGAGATGATCATATTAATAATACACCACGTCAAATTAATATATTAAAAGCATTAGGAGTTACATTACCATTTTATGGTCATTTACCAATGGTTATTGACTCAAATAAAGTGAAAATTTCAAAAAGAAAAGAAGCTACTGATATAATGTATTATAAAAAAAAGGGGTTTTTGCCTGAAGCGATTTTAAATTATTTAGCTAGATTGGGATGGAGTCATGGAAATGAAGAAATATTTTCAATAAAACAATTTTGCTATTGGTTTAATGATTGTAAATATTTATCAAAATCTCCAGCACAATTTAATTTAAAAAAATTGGAATGGTTAAATAATTTTTATATTAAGTCTTATGATGATAAAAAACTTCTTAATCTTATTCAACCAATTATAAAAAAAAAAAATATAGAATATAATACCTTAAATGTATTAAAAATAATATCTTTATTTAAAAATCGAGTAAACACATTAACAGAATTATCGGATATAATAATAATATTTTATTCTGCTCCTAAATTACATATTGAATTATTAAAAAAATATATAACAGATATCATAAAATTAGCATTAATGGAATGTGTATTACAATTTTCTAATATTATATGGGAAAAACAGATACTAAATATAACTTTAAAAAAGATATTAGAAAAATTTAAATTAAATATGCCGCAACTGGCAATGCCATTAAGAATTATTCTATTAAATAAATTACAAACACCTTCTATTGATTTAATTTTATCTTTATTTAATCGTAATATAGTATTAGATCGGATTAAAAATGCTATTAAAAATTTAAACAATACTAATAAAAACTTACATATTTAA
- the htpG gene encoding molecular chaperone HtpG, which yields MKNSEPESIIKKKQTLGFQAEVKQLLQLMIHSLYSNKEIFLRELISNASDALDKLRFELINNKFISTDNSDLEIIITFDKDNRTINISDNGIGMNRNDIITNLGTIAKSGTQEFFSKLSGDQKKDASLIGQFGVGFYSAFIVAKKIIVKSRHVNSPITEGVLWESEGSGNFTIETINKTNRGTDITLYLRSKEEEYLSSWKLKSIIRKYSDHISFPIKMYKETWDEEKKETVISNNEFEVINQASALWARGKSEITDEQYIEFYKHISHDFEKPLIYTHNHVEGRNEYIQLLYIPSRAPYDLWDRNKRNGIKLYVKRVFIMDDAEQLLPTYLRFVKGVIDSNNLPLNVSREILQESRDVKVIREGSTKRILNILEDLSTSNDKEKIIKYANFWKEFGQVIKEGIGEDNNNKERISKLLRFASTNNDSDIQNVSLMDYIKRMKEGQNKIYYITGENYKSVKNSPHLEIFQKKSIEVLLLTDRVDEWMLSFIPKFENKELVSIAKGNLDLGNLENESDKKQQKETETKFQNLIEEMKKILSEKAKDVRVTYRLTDSPACLVVDENEPSGNMIRMLKAAGQETPNSKPILEINPNHALIQRIQLNNDNIHNWSHILFDQALLAENGVLNDPMNFVKRLNEMLLIK from the coding sequence ATGAAAAATTCTGAACCAGAGTCAATTATAAAAAAAAAACAAACCTTGGGATTTCAAGCGGAAGTAAAACAATTACTTCAATTAATGATTCATTCCCTATACTCTAATAAAGAAATTTTTTTACGAGAATTAATTTCTAATGCGTCAGATGCGCTAGATAAACTTCGTTTTGAGTTAATTAATAATAAGTTTATATCAACTGATAATTCTGATTTAGAAATTATTATTACTTTTGATAAAGATAATAGAACCATTAATATTTCCGATAACGGAATTGGAATGAATCGTAATGATATAATTACTAATCTGGGAACTATTGCAAAATCAGGTACACAAGAGTTTTTTTCAAAATTATCTGGCGATCAAAAAAAAGATGCTTCTTTAATTGGTCAATTCGGAGTAGGATTTTATTCAGCTTTTATTGTTGCTAAAAAAATTATAGTAAAAAGCCGTCATGTTAATAGTCCTATTACAGAAGGGGTACTTTGGGAATCTGAGGGCTCTGGAAATTTTACCATAGAAACTATAAACAAAACAAACAGAGGAACTGATATTACTCTTTATTTACGATCAAAAGAAGAAGAATATTTATCTTCATGGAAATTAAAATCAATTATTAGAAAATATTCAGATCATATTTCATTTCCAATAAAAATGTATAAAGAAACTTGGGATGAAGAAAAAAAAGAAACTGTTATTAGTAATAATGAATTTGAGGTGATTAATCAAGCTAGTGCTTTATGGGCTAGAGGAAAATCTGAAATTACAGATGAACAATACATAGAATTTTATAAACATATATCACATGATTTTGAGAAACCTTTAATTTATACCCATAATCATGTTGAAGGTCGTAATGAATATATACAATTATTATATATTCCAAGTCGAGCTCCGTATGATTTATGGGATAGAAATAAACGTAATGGTATTAAATTATATGTTAAACGTGTATTTATTATGGACGATGCCGAGCAATTATTACCAACTTATTTGCGTTTTGTAAAAGGTGTAATAGATTCTAATAATTTACCATTAAATGTATCACGAGAAATTTTGCAAGAATCACGTGATGTTAAAGTTATTCGAGAAGGTTCTACTAAACGTATATTAAATATTTTAGAAGATTTATCAACTAGTAATGATAAAGAAAAAATAATAAAATATGCCAATTTTTGGAAAGAATTTGGGCAAGTAATTAAAGAAGGTATTGGAGAAGATAATAATAATAAAGAACGAATATCTAAACTTTTGAGATTTGCATCAACAAATAATGATAGTGATATTCAAAATGTTTCTTTGATGGATTATATAAAACGAATGAAAGAAGGACAAAATAAAATATATTATATTACAGGAGAAAATTATAAATCTGTAAAAAATAGTCCACATTTAGAAATATTTCAAAAAAAATCTATTGAAGTATTATTACTAACAGATCGTGTTGATGAATGGATGTTATCATTTATACCAAAATTTGAAAATAAAGAATTAGTATCAATTGCAAAAGGCAATCTTGATCTTGGAAATTTAGAAAATGAATCAGATAAAAAACAACAAAAAGAAACCGAAACTAAGTTTCAAAATCTTATTGAAGAAATGAAAAAAATATTATCTGAAAAAGCTAAAGATGTACGCGTTACATATCGTTTAACTGACTCTCCAGCATGTTTAGTTGTAGATGAAAATGAACCTTCTGGAAATATGATTCGTATGTTAAAAGCCGCTGGTCAAGAAACTCCTAATTCAAAACCAATTTTAGAAATTAATCCTAACCATGCTTTAATACAACGTATTCAATTAAATAATGATAATATTCATAATTGGTCTCATATTTTATTTGATCAAGCTTTATTAGCTGAAAATGGTGTTTTAAATGATCCAATGAATTTTGTAAAAAGACTTAATGAAATGTTATTAATAAAATAA